One stretch of Lucilia cuprina isolate Lc7/37 chromosome 6, ASM2204524v1, whole genome shotgun sequence DNA includes these proteins:
- the LOC111681630 gene encoding kinesin-like protein unc-104 isoform X2, translated as MSSVKVAVRVRPFNSREISRESKCIIEMFDGTTTAITNPKVPPNSSEAIKRFNFDYSYWSHNPKDPDFSTQAMVYKDIGEEMLQHSFDGYNVCIFAYGQTGAGKSYTMMGKQEEHQEGIIPMICKDLFNRIRSTETGELKYSVEVSYMEIYCERVRDLLNPKNKGNLRVREHPLLGPYVEDLSKLAVTSYEDIHDLIDEGNKARTVAATNMNETSSRSHAVFTIFFTQRRHDTMTDLITEKVSKISLVDLAGSERADSTGAKGTRLKEGANINKSLTTLGKVISALAEIASKSKKSKKADFIPYRDSVLTWLLRENLGGNSKTAMIAAISPADINYDETLSTLRYADRAKQIVCKAVVNEDANAKLIRELKEEIQKLRDLLKAEGIEVQEGPDGKVVCEKRDTNKDEIKAGGGGGGAVVGSVGTGANNMKSPTNGRNRNGSTTEMAVDQLQASEKLIAELNETWEEKLKRTEEIRLQREAVFAEMGVAVKEDGITVGVFSPKKTPHLVNLNEDPNLSECLLYYIKDGITRLGTHEANVPQDIQLSGSHILKEHCTFENRNNAVTLIPHKDALVYLNGRKLVEPEILRTGSRVILGKNHVFRFTNPEQAREIREKITENAENENEKCDTQEVDWNFAQCELLEKQGIDLKAEMQKRLDVLEEQYKREKLQADQEFEEQRKSYEARIDALQKQVEEQSMTMSMYSSYTPEDLQDEEVYSNPPYESCWTAREAGLAAWAFRKWRYHQFTSLRDDLWGNAIFLKEANAISVELKKKVQFQFTLLTDTLYSPLPPELASAVSPLQTEDEFGSPPVSKTLVAVEVTDTKNGATHYWSLEKLRYRLEMMRQIYNVESPPSSMLYDTSALNDVQLQNSSCISLNPSNTFNIVTTSTNTTSFTTHSNATTTTNTTTSNNTAAILSSATANLYESGLSNLQELTRNCHLGQNIVVVPTKQSTINATTKSILSKSNNSSPSRLSLANLMPSRFAFIFSRQRLELMREMYHNEAELSPTSPDYNVESLTGGDPFYDRFPWFRMVGRSFVYLSNLLYPVPLVHKVAIVNERGDVRGYLRIAVQPVLDEESLDFNNGVKQSARLIFNEDDAKPKYRSLNEKDDVQRYIDNGGMDSKLEELGDADSGRGIDSNSASECQETQDEPGEHLQVGKEFTFRVTVLQATGIGAEYADIFCQFNFLHRHEEAFSTEPVKNSAGDRLGFYHVQNITVPVTKSFIDYLKTQPIMFKVFGHYQTHPLHKDAKQEFVSRPPPRRMLPPSIPISQPVRSPKFGPLPCPPSSTVLAKHDVLVWFEICELAPNGEYVPAVVEHSDDLPCRGLFLLHQGIQRRIRITIVHEPTPEVKWKDIRELVVGRIRNTPESSEDDEDSCVLSLGLFPGEVLEVPGDDRSFFRFEAAWDSSLHNSALLNRVSQGGETVYITLSAYLELENCARPAIITKDLSMIIYGRDARTGPRSLKHLFSGQYRNPEANRLSGVYELSLRRASDAGSPGVQRRQRRVLDTSSTYVRGEENLHGWRPRGDSLIFDHQWELEKLTRLEEVGRVRHLLLLRERLGMDTNPNPTTKTEKDVCNLAAKAATSPVHMVIPPSPQTPVKDPQQIMPEREYNEREKELMMKCLKLVQGRYQKSENSDNQTQSDVSPSDEGCADMTVSCISSNSMERRLCSPDRADAPNGWEAPAPATQPALPLRLYVPELEEIRVSPVVARKGLLNVLEHGGSGWKKRWVIVRRPYVFIYKSEKDPVERAVLNLGTAQVECSEDQAAMVKIPNTFSVVTKHRGYLLQTLGDKEVHDWLYAINPLLAGQIRSRLARRTQESASQTASQIQATTATNTGANNK; from the exons CCATAACAAATCCGAAAGTTCCACCCAATTCCAGTGAAGCAATAAAACGTTTCAATTTCGATTATTCCTATTGGTCACATAAT CCCAAAGATCCTGACTTTTCCACACAGGCTATGGTCTATAAAGATATAGGCGAAGAAATGTTACAGCATTCCTTTGATGGCTATAATGTGTGTATATTTGCTTATGGCCAGACTGGTGCTGGTAAATCTTATACCATGATGGGTAAACAGGAAGAACATCAAGAGGGTATAATACCCATGATCTGTAAAGATCTATTTAATCGTATACGTTCCACAGAGACGGGAGAATTGAAATATTCG GTTGAGGTTTCTTATATGGAAATCTATTGTGAACGAGTACGTGATTTGCTAAATCCCAAAAATAAGGGTAATTTACGTGTACGTGAACATCCTTTATTGGGCCCCTATGTAGAGGATCTCTCCAAATTGGCCGTTACTAGTTATGAAGATATACACGATCTCATAGATGAGGGTAATAAGGCTCGTACAGTGGCCGCCACTAACATGAACGAGACCAGTTCTCGTTCTCATGCTGTCTTCACTATATTCTTTACCCAAAGACGTCATGACACCATGACCGATTTGATTACCGAAAAAGTGTCGAAAATCAGTTTAGTCGATTTGGCCGGTTCCGAAAGAGCCGATTCGACTGGAGCCAAGGGTACACGTCTTAAGGAAGGTGCTAACATCAATAAATCTCTAACAACATTGGGCAAAGTTATTTCCGCTCTAGCCGAAATT GCTTCCAAaagtaaaaaatcgaaaaaagccGATTTTATACCTTATCGTGACTCGGTTTTAACCTGGTTGCTGCGCGAAAACTTAGGTGGTAATTCTAAAACTGCTATGATAGCTGCTATATCACCTGCTGATATTAATTATGATGAGACTTTAAGTACTTTGAG ATATGCCGATCGTGCTAAACAAATTGTTTGCAAAGCTGTGGTCAATGAAGATGCCAATGCTAAACTTATACGCGAACTTAAggaagaaatacaaaaattacgcGATCTTTTGAAGGCCGAGGGCATTGAAGTCCAAGAAg GGCCTGATGGCAAAGTGGTTTGTGAAAAACGAGATACAAATA AAGATGAAATTAAAGCTGGTGGCGGTGGAGGAGGTGCTGTGGTGGGCAGTGTAGGAACGGGTGCAAATAATATGAAATCGCCCACTAATGGTCGCAATCGTAATGGTTCTACCACTGAAATGGCCGTAGATCAATTGCAGGCTAGCGAGAAATTGATAGCGG AATTAAACGAAACGTGGGAGGAAAAACTTAAACGTACCGAAGAAATACGCTTACAGCGAGAGGCGGTCTTTGCCGAAATGGGCGTGGCTGTTAAAGAAGATGGCATAACTGTGGGTGTTTTCTCTCCAAAGAAAACTCCTCATTTAGTTAATTTGAATGAAGATCCTAATCTATCCGAATGTCTACTCTACTATATTAAAGATGGCATTACACGTTTGGGTACCCATGAGGCTAATGTACCCCAAGATATACAGCTATCCGGATCGCATATTTTAAAAGAGCATTGCACTTTTGAGAATCGTAATAATGCAGTAACTCTTATACCCCATAAAGATGCTTTGGTTTATTTGAATGGACGCAAATTGGTGGAACCGGAAATATTGCGTACTGGTTCTCGTGTTATTTTGGGCAAGAATCATGTATTCCGTTTCACTAATCCCGAGCAGGCACGTGAGATACGTGAGAAAATCACCGAGAATGCCGAAAATGAAAATGAGAAATGTGATACGCAGGAAGTGGATTGGAATTTTGCACAGTGTGAGTTATTGGAAAAGCAGGGTATTGATTTGAAGGCTGAAATGCAAAAGCGTTTAGATGTTTTGGAAGAACAGTATAAAAGGGAAAAATTGCAGGCCGATCAAGAGTTTGAGGAACAGCGTAAA TCTTATGAGGCTCGCATTGATGCTTTACAAAAACAAGTAGAAGAACAGTCTATGACCATGTCCATGTATAGCAGCTACACTCCCGAGGATTTGCAAGATGAGGAAGTTTATT cCAATCCTCCCTATGAATCTTGTTGGACTGCCCGTGAGGCTGGCTTGGCTGCTTGGGCTTTTCGCAAATGGCGTTATCATCAATTCACCTCTTTGCGTGATGATCTCTGGGGAAATGCCATCTTTCTCAAAGAGGCTAATGCCATTTCTGTGGAATTGAAAAAGAAAGTTCAATTTCAATTTACTCTACTAACCGATACACTATACTCTCCTTTGCCGCCTGAGTTAGCCTCAGCCGTTTCTCCTTTACAAACTGAGGATGAGTTTGGTTCACCACCGGTGTCCAAGACTTTGGTGGCAGTTGAGGTAACTGATACCAAAAATGGTGCCACTCATTATTGGTCTTTGGAGAAATTGCg TTATCGTTTGGAAATGATGCGACAAATTTATAATGTGGAATCACCACCATCATCAATGCTCTATGATACGTCAGCTCTAAATGATGTACAATTACAAAATTCTTCTTGTATTTCTCTGAATCCTTCCAACACTTTCAACATCGTCACAACTTCAACTAATACAACTTCGTTTACAACACATTCTAatgctactactactactaataCTACTACTAGTAATAATACAGCTGCTATCTTATCCTCAGCTACTGCTAATTTATATGAAAGTGGTCTTTCTAATTTACAAGAATTAACTAGAAATTGTCATTTGGGACAGAATATTGTTGTTGTGCCAACGAAACAATCAACCATTAATGCGACAACAAAATCCATATTATCGAAATCAAACAACAGTTCACCATCCCGTTTGTCATTGGCAAATCTTATGCCTTCTAGGTTTGCTTTCATTTTTTCGag ACAACGTCTTGAATTGATGCGTGAAATGTATCATAATGAAGCTGAACTTAGTCCCACTTCACCCGATTACAATGTCGAGTCTCTAACTGGTGGTGATCCCTTCTATGATCGTTTCCCCTGGTTCCGTATGGTGGGTAGATCATTTGTTTATCTCAGTAATCTATTGTATCCCGTACCATTGGTCCATAAAGTGGCCATTGTTAATGAGAGAGGAGATGTACGCGGTTATTTGCGTATAGCTGTACAACCGGTTTTG GATGAGGAGTCTTTGGACTTTAATAATGGTGTTAAACAGTCGGCTCGTTTGATTTTCAACGAAGATGATGCTAAACCCAAATATCGGTCTTTAAACGAGAAAGATGATGTTCAACGTTATATCGATAATGGTGGTATGGATTCGAAATTAGAAg AACTTGGAGATGCAGATTCTGGACGTGGTATTGATTCTAATTCAGCCTCTGAGTGCCAGGAAACACAAGATGAACCCGGTGAACATTTGCAAGTGGGTAAAGAGTTTACATTCCGTGTTACGGTCCTACAGGCCACTGGTATTGGAGCCGAATATGCCGATATATTCTGTCAGTTTAA ctttttacATCGTCATGAGGAGGCTTTCTCTACGGAACCGGTTAAGAATTCTGCTGGCGATCGTTTGGGTTTCTATCATGTACAAAAT ATAACTGTACCCGTTACGAAATCTTTCATTGATTATTTGAAAACTCAACCGATTATGTTTAAAGTGTTCGGTCATTATCAAACACATCCTTTGCATAAGGATGCTAAACAAGAGTTTGTTTCTAGACCACCACCAAGACGCATGTTACCACCAAGTATACCGATATCGCAACCAGTACGTAGTCCCAAATTTGGTCCACTACCTTGTCCTCCATCCTCTACGGTATTGGCGAAACATGATGTTTTGGTATGGTTTGAAATATGTGAACTAGCACCCAATGGTGAATATGTGCCAGCG gttGTTGAACATAGCGATGATCTTCCTTGCCGTGGTCTATTCCTTTTGCATCAAGGCATTCAAAGACGTATACGCATAACCATTGTTCATGAGCCTACACCTGAGGTTAAGTGGAAAGATATTCGTGAATTGGTGGTGGGACGTATACGTAATACTCCCGAGTCATCGGAAGATGATGAAGACTCTTGTGTTTTGTCTTTGGGTCTATTTCCCGGTGAGGTTTTAGAAGTACCCGGTGATGATCGTTCATTCTTTAGATTTGAGGCTGCCTGGGATTCTAGTCTTCATAATTCGGCTCTTTTGAATCGTGTTTCTCAGGGTGGTGAAACTGTTTACATTACTTTGAGCGCCTATTTGGAG TTGGAGAACTGTGCTCGTCCTGCTATCATAACCAAAGATTTAAGCATGATTATTTATGGTCGCGATGCTCGTACTGGTCCACGCTCTTTGAAACATCTCTTCTCTGGTCAATATCGTAATCCAGAGGCAAATCGTTTGTCTGGAGTTTATGAATTATCTTTGAGAAGAGCATCAGATGCAGGTAGTCCAg GTGTCCAACGTCGTCAGCGACGTGTACTCGATACCAGCTCAACTTATGTACGCGGTGAGGAAAATCTTCATGGCTGGCGTCCACGTGGCGATTCTCTAATCTTTGATCATCAATGGGAATTAGAGAAATTGACACGTCTCGAAGAAGTGGGACGTGTACGTCATTTATTGTTATTACGCGAACGTTTGGGTATGGATACAAATCCAAATCCTACAACAAAAACCGAAAAAGATGTTTGTAATTTGGCAGCCAAAGCGGCTACATCACCAGTACACATGGTTATACCACCATCACCACAGACACCCGTTAAGGATCCACAACAAATAATGCCCGAACGTGAATATAATGAACGTGAAAAGGAACTAATGATGAAATGTTTGAAATTGGTGCAGG GACGTTatcaaaaatctgaaaattccGATAACCAAACTCAATCGGATGTTTCACCCAGTGATGAGGGCTGTGCTGATATGACAGTCAGTTGCATATCCAGCAATTCCATGGA AAGAag gcTATGCTCTCCTGATCGTGCTGACGCTCCCAATGGCTGGGAAGCTCCTGCTCCCGCCACACAACCAGCTCTCCCTCTTCGTTTGTATGTACCCGAATTGGAAGAAATTCGTGTTAGTCCTGTGGTGGCACGCAAGGGTCTTTTGAACGTTTTGGAACATGGCGGCTCGGGCTGGAAGAAACGTTGGGTG ATTGTACGTCGTCCTTATGTTTTCATTTACAAATCCGAAAAGGATCCTGTAGAACGAGCTGTCTTAAATTTGGGTACAGCTCAAGTTGAATGCAGTGAAGATCAAGCAGCTATGGTTAAAATACCAAATACATTTag CGTGGTCACCAAACATCGTGGTTATCTGTTACAAACCTTAGGCGACAAGGAAGTACACGATTGGTTATATGCCATTAATCCATTATTAGCTGGACAAATAAG ATCTCGTTTAGCTAGACGCACACAAGAGTCGGCTTCACAAACAGCCTCTCAAATACAAGCAACAACCGCTACAAATACAGGTGCGAATAATAAATGA
- the LOC111681630 gene encoding kinesin-like protein unc-104 isoform X12, whose amino-acid sequence MSSVKVAVRVRPFNSREISRESKCIIEMFDGTTTAITNPKVPPNSSEAIKRFNFDYSYWSHNPKDPDFSTQAMVYKDIGEEMLQHSFDGYNVCIFAYGQTGAGKSYTMMGKQEEHQEGIIPMICKDLFNRIRSTETGELKYSVEVSYMEIYCERVRDLLNPKNKGNLRVREHPLLGPYVEDLSKLAVTSYEDIHDLIDEGNKARTVAATNMNETSSRSHAVFTIFFTQRRHDTMTDLITEKVSKISLVDLAGSERADSTGAKGTRLKEGANINKSLTTLGKVISALAEISASKSKKSKKADFIPYRDSVLTWLLRENLGGNSKTAMIAAISPADINYDETLSTLRYADRAKQIVCKAVVNEDANAKLIRELKEEIQKLRDLLKAEGIEVQEEDEIKAGGGGGGAVVGSVGTGANNMKSPTNGRNRNGSTTEMAVDQLQASEKLIAELNETWEEKLKRTEEIRLQREAVFAEMGVAVKEDGITVGVFSPKKTPHLVNLNEDPNLSECLLYYIKDGITRLGTHEANVPQDIQLSGSHILKEHCTFENRNNAVTLIPHKDALVYLNGRKLVEPEILRTGSRVILGKNHVFRFTNPEQAREIREKITENAENENEKCDTQEVDWNFAQCELLEKQGIDLKAEMQKRLDVLEEQYKREKLQADQEFEEQRKSYEARIDALQKQVEEQSMTMSMYSSYTPEDLQDEEVYSNPPYESCWTAREAGLAAWAFRKWRYHQFTSLRDDLWGNAIFLKEANAISVELKKKVQFQFTLLTDTLYSPLPPELASAVSPLQTEDEFGSPPVSKTLVAVEVTDTKNGATHYWSLEKLRQRLELMREMYHNEAELSPTSPDYNVESLTGGDPFYDRFPWFRMVGRSFVYLSNLLYPVPLVHKVAIVNERGDVRGYLRIAVQPVLDEESLDFNNGVKQSARLIFNEDDAKPKYRSLNEKDDVQRYIDNGGMDSKLEELGDADSGRGIDSNSASECQETQDEPGEHLQVGKEFTFRVTVLQATGIGAEYADIFCQFNFLHRHEEAFSTEPVKNSAGDRLGFYHVQNITVPVTKSFIDYLKTQPIMFKVFGHYQTHPLHKDAKQEFVSRPPPRRMLPPSIPISQPVRSPKFGPLPCPPSSTVLAKHDVLVWFEICELAPNGEYVPAVVEHSDDLPCRGLFLLHQGIQRRIRITIVHEPTPEVKWKDIRELVVGRIRNTPESSEDDEDSCVLSLGLFPGEVLEVPGDDRSFFRFEAAWDSSLHNSALLNRVSQGGETVYITLSAYLELENCARPAIITKDLSMIIYGRDARTGPRSLKHLFSGQYRNPEANRLSGVYELSLRRASDAGSPGVQRRQRRVLDTSSTYVRGEENLHGWRPRGDSLIFDHQWELEKLTRLEEVGRVRHLLLLRERLGMDTNPNPTTKTEKDVCNLAAKAATSPVHMVIPPSPQTPVKDPQQIMPEREYNEREKELMMKCLKLVQGRYQKSENSDNQTQSDVSPSDEGCADMTVSCISSNSMERRLCSPDRADAPNGWEAPAPATQPALPLRLYVPELEEIRVSPVVARKGLLNVLEHGGSGWKKRWVIVRRPYVFIYKSEKDPVERAVLNLGTAQVECSEDQAAMVKIPNTFSVVTKHRGYLLQTLGDKEVHDWLYAINPLLAGQIRSRLARRTQESASQTASQIQATTATNTGANNK is encoded by the exons CCATAACAAATCCGAAAGTTCCACCCAATTCCAGTGAAGCAATAAAACGTTTCAATTTCGATTATTCCTATTGGTCACATAAT CCCAAAGATCCTGACTTTTCCACACAGGCTATGGTCTATAAAGATATAGGCGAAGAAATGTTACAGCATTCCTTTGATGGCTATAATGTGTGTATATTTGCTTATGGCCAGACTGGTGCTGGTAAATCTTATACCATGATGGGTAAACAGGAAGAACATCAAGAGGGTATAATACCCATGATCTGTAAAGATCTATTTAATCGTATACGTTCCACAGAGACGGGAGAATTGAAATATTCG GTTGAGGTTTCTTATATGGAAATCTATTGTGAACGAGTACGTGATTTGCTAAATCCCAAAAATAAGGGTAATTTACGTGTACGTGAACATCCTTTATTGGGCCCCTATGTAGAGGATCTCTCCAAATTGGCCGTTACTAGTTATGAAGATATACACGATCTCATAGATGAGGGTAATAAGGCTCGTACAGTGGCCGCCACTAACATGAACGAGACCAGTTCTCGTTCTCATGCTGTCTTCACTATATTCTTTACCCAAAGACGTCATGACACCATGACCGATTTGATTACCGAAAAAGTGTCGAAAATCAGTTTAGTCGATTTGGCCGGTTCCGAAAGAGCCGATTCGACTGGAGCCAAGGGTACACGTCTTAAGGAAGGTGCTAACATCAATAAATCTCTAACAACATTGGGCAAAGTTATTTCCGCTCTAGCCGAAATT TCT GCTTCCAAaagtaaaaaatcgaaaaaagccGATTTTATACCTTATCGTGACTCGGTTTTAACCTGGTTGCTGCGCGAAAACTTAGGTGGTAATTCTAAAACTGCTATGATAGCTGCTATATCACCTGCTGATATTAATTATGATGAGACTTTAAGTACTTTGAG ATATGCCGATCGTGCTAAACAAATTGTTTGCAAAGCTGTGGTCAATGAAGATGCCAATGCTAAACTTATACGCGAACTTAAggaagaaatacaaaaattacgcGATCTTTTGAAGGCCGAGGGCATTGAAGTCCAAGAAg AAGATGAAATTAAAGCTGGTGGCGGTGGAGGAGGTGCTGTGGTGGGCAGTGTAGGAACGGGTGCAAATAATATGAAATCGCCCACTAATGGTCGCAATCGTAATGGTTCTACCACTGAAATGGCCGTAGATCAATTGCAGGCTAGCGAGAAATTGATAGCGG AATTAAACGAAACGTGGGAGGAAAAACTTAAACGTACCGAAGAAATACGCTTACAGCGAGAGGCGGTCTTTGCCGAAATGGGCGTGGCTGTTAAAGAAGATGGCATAACTGTGGGTGTTTTCTCTCCAAAGAAAACTCCTCATTTAGTTAATTTGAATGAAGATCCTAATCTATCCGAATGTCTACTCTACTATATTAAAGATGGCATTACACGTTTGGGTACCCATGAGGCTAATGTACCCCAAGATATACAGCTATCCGGATCGCATATTTTAAAAGAGCATTGCACTTTTGAGAATCGTAATAATGCAGTAACTCTTATACCCCATAAAGATGCTTTGGTTTATTTGAATGGACGCAAATTGGTGGAACCGGAAATATTGCGTACTGGTTCTCGTGTTATTTTGGGCAAGAATCATGTATTCCGTTTCACTAATCCCGAGCAGGCACGTGAGATACGTGAGAAAATCACCGAGAATGCCGAAAATGAAAATGAGAAATGTGATACGCAGGAAGTGGATTGGAATTTTGCACAGTGTGAGTTATTGGAAAAGCAGGGTATTGATTTGAAGGCTGAAATGCAAAAGCGTTTAGATGTTTTGGAAGAACAGTATAAAAGGGAAAAATTGCAGGCCGATCAAGAGTTTGAGGAACAGCGTAAA TCTTATGAGGCTCGCATTGATGCTTTACAAAAACAAGTAGAAGAACAGTCTATGACCATGTCCATGTATAGCAGCTACACTCCCGAGGATTTGCAAGATGAGGAAGTTTATT cCAATCCTCCCTATGAATCTTGTTGGACTGCCCGTGAGGCTGGCTTGGCTGCTTGGGCTTTTCGCAAATGGCGTTATCATCAATTCACCTCTTTGCGTGATGATCTCTGGGGAAATGCCATCTTTCTCAAAGAGGCTAATGCCATTTCTGTGGAATTGAAAAAGAAAGTTCAATTTCAATTTACTCTACTAACCGATACACTATACTCTCCTTTGCCGCCTGAGTTAGCCTCAGCCGTTTCTCCTTTACAAACTGAGGATGAGTTTGGTTCACCACCGGTGTCCAAGACTTTGGTGGCAGTTGAGGTAACTGATACCAAAAATGGTGCCACTCATTATTGGTCTTTGGAGAAATTGCg ACAACGTCTTGAATTGATGCGTGAAATGTATCATAATGAAGCTGAACTTAGTCCCACTTCACCCGATTACAATGTCGAGTCTCTAACTGGTGGTGATCCCTTCTATGATCGTTTCCCCTGGTTCCGTATGGTGGGTAGATCATTTGTTTATCTCAGTAATCTATTGTATCCCGTACCATTGGTCCATAAAGTGGCCATTGTTAATGAGAGAGGAGATGTACGCGGTTATTTGCGTATAGCTGTACAACCGGTTTTG GATGAGGAGTCTTTGGACTTTAATAATGGTGTTAAACAGTCGGCTCGTTTGATTTTCAACGAAGATGATGCTAAACCCAAATATCGGTCTTTAAACGAGAAAGATGATGTTCAACGTTATATCGATAATGGTGGTATGGATTCGAAATTAGAAg AACTTGGAGATGCAGATTCTGGACGTGGTATTGATTCTAATTCAGCCTCTGAGTGCCAGGAAACACAAGATGAACCCGGTGAACATTTGCAAGTGGGTAAAGAGTTTACATTCCGTGTTACGGTCCTACAGGCCACTGGTATTGGAGCCGAATATGCCGATATATTCTGTCAGTTTAA ctttttacATCGTCATGAGGAGGCTTTCTCTACGGAACCGGTTAAGAATTCTGCTGGCGATCGTTTGGGTTTCTATCATGTACAAAAT ATAACTGTACCCGTTACGAAATCTTTCATTGATTATTTGAAAACTCAACCGATTATGTTTAAAGTGTTCGGTCATTATCAAACACATCCTTTGCATAAGGATGCTAAACAAGAGTTTGTTTCTAGACCACCACCAAGACGCATGTTACCACCAAGTATACCGATATCGCAACCAGTACGTAGTCCCAAATTTGGTCCACTACCTTGTCCTCCATCCTCTACGGTATTGGCGAAACATGATGTTTTGGTATGGTTTGAAATATGTGAACTAGCACCCAATGGTGAATATGTGCCAGCG gttGTTGAACATAGCGATGATCTTCCTTGCCGTGGTCTATTCCTTTTGCATCAAGGCATTCAAAGACGTATACGCATAACCATTGTTCATGAGCCTACACCTGAGGTTAAGTGGAAAGATATTCGTGAATTGGTGGTGGGACGTATACGTAATACTCCCGAGTCATCGGAAGATGATGAAGACTCTTGTGTTTTGTCTTTGGGTCTATTTCCCGGTGAGGTTTTAGAAGTACCCGGTGATGATCGTTCATTCTTTAGATTTGAGGCTGCCTGGGATTCTAGTCTTCATAATTCGGCTCTTTTGAATCGTGTTTCTCAGGGTGGTGAAACTGTTTACATTACTTTGAGCGCCTATTTGGAG TTGGAGAACTGTGCTCGTCCTGCTATCATAACCAAAGATTTAAGCATGATTATTTATGGTCGCGATGCTCGTACTGGTCCACGCTCTTTGAAACATCTCTTCTCTGGTCAATATCGTAATCCAGAGGCAAATCGTTTGTCTGGAGTTTATGAATTATCTTTGAGAAGAGCATCAGATGCAGGTAGTCCAg GTGTCCAACGTCGTCAGCGACGTGTACTCGATACCAGCTCAACTTATGTACGCGGTGAGGAAAATCTTCATGGCTGGCGTCCACGTGGCGATTCTCTAATCTTTGATCATCAATGGGAATTAGAGAAATTGACACGTCTCGAAGAAGTGGGACGTGTACGTCATTTATTGTTATTACGCGAACGTTTGGGTATGGATACAAATCCAAATCCTACAACAAAAACCGAAAAAGATGTTTGTAATTTGGCAGCCAAAGCGGCTACATCACCAGTACACATGGTTATACCACCATCACCACAGACACCCGTTAAGGATCCACAACAAATAATGCCCGAACGTGAATATAATGAACGTGAAAAGGAACTAATGATGAAATGTTTGAAATTGGTGCAGG GACGTTatcaaaaatctgaaaattccGATAACCAAACTCAATCGGATGTTTCACCCAGTGATGAGGGCTGTGCTGATATGACAGTCAGTTGCATATCCAGCAATTCCATGGA AAGAag gcTATGCTCTCCTGATCGTGCTGACGCTCCCAATGGCTGGGAAGCTCCTGCTCCCGCCACACAACCAGCTCTCCCTCTTCGTTTGTATGTACCCGAATTGGAAGAAATTCGTGTTAGTCCTGTGGTGGCACGCAAGGGTCTTTTGAACGTTTTGGAACATGGCGGCTCGGGCTGGAAGAAACGTTGGGTG ATTGTACGTCGTCCTTATGTTTTCATTTACAAATCCGAAAAGGATCCTGTAGAACGAGCTGTCTTAAATTTGGGTACAGCTCAAGTTGAATGCAGTGAAGATCAAGCAGCTATGGTTAAAATACCAAATACATTTag CGTGGTCACCAAACATCGTGGTTATCTGTTACAAACCTTAGGCGACAAGGAAGTACACGATTGGTTATATGCCATTAATCCATTATTAGCTGGACAAATAAG ATCTCGTTTAGCTAGACGCACACAAGAGTCGGCTTCACAAACAGCCTCTCAAATACAAGCAACAACCGCTACAAATACAGGTGCGAATAATAAATGA